The window TTCAACgtactgttttgtttgtctgattAAAACGTAGCTGGGAGGCTGTTTGAGCTTCTCAGAATCACACAGGCTTTAAGCTGCTTTAAGCAGGATTGCATTAAACTATCAACAAAgtgttctttttaattatttttaggTATTTAGCTGAACAGCAGGCTACCTCCAGTATCTTAGCGAGCTTCTTGCTCGTCTTCAGCTCCATGGAAGCCTGATAGAGACTGTCGTACGCTCCCCTCaactcctccgtcttctccTGGAGAGAGCACTTGAAGAGGAGGCACTGCAGGCGGGTCTTGTACTCTGGAACTGACAACAACTGATGGACAACACGCACAACAAGCCAAGAAGTGAGTGGTGATGACCACAACAACAGCATATGGACAACGTGAGACACCGTCAAACCCACCCGTCCAAACCCTGGCTGGACTATACCTGCAACACGAACTGGTCTGGCTCACTGAGCTTGCCGGGGTCCTGTGTGTAACCTTCATACTGTTTGACCTCTTCTGCATCAGGGGCATACAGCAGTAGCTGTTTGAGGTGGGCCGGCTCCAGCCTATCGGTGACCATGTTCATCAGCACCTGGCGCAGCTCCCCTGGAGACAGCTTTAAGTGGGCTATCAGGATGGCTTCATGTTGAaaggaagacaagaagaagaattgTAGCGCTTTTTAAGTGCAGATCATTACCAGTACACATTAtccagaaataaaaacagcaaaataaaagcacacaattaaaaagaccgcataaaatacatttacagatGAATCGTCATATTAAACAGAGATTTTGAATTCCTAATTCTGAACCATACATGAGTGCATGACTCTGGAAATACGCAATAATACACCATCTTATACTTACAGGCATTGTAGGCCTTCTTATGGGAGAGGATTTCAATCACAtctttctttttgaaaatgtctgGCGGGGACGGCTCCGGTGCCGGCACTGAGAGGGATCAGTGTTGGTGAAAGTCCAGATTATGAAGGTACAGAGAGATGAATGGGAATAAAGATTTTGTGAACGTCTTACAACGTGTTTGGAGCAAATTACAAGGAGTACAAGTGCAGAATAACAAACTTACATCCTACAATTACAGgaaaagatttatttatttttaaaagctggGTATTCTTGTGGTGTTGTTTTTTAGGTCAGCCAAACAGAATTCAGCGGTGAAATATTGCAGATGTAATGCCGAAATAATCACACCCCAAGGATGCAGAGATCCAGGAACTTGATAATGATGTGCTGCTAAGAAATAATGGTGCATGTTGTCATTCTGATTCAGATATTTGTAGCACATGAGTGGGGCTTACTGATGAAGACGCTTTAATATCATCTTGTGATCTTCTGCAGTGCCTCCATTTAAAGCACTGCAGATATGCATAGAGCCACTTGTACTCACAGGAGCTCTTCTGTGTCCCAAAGTGCAGCTCCAGATCCAGATACTTCACCATGTCATGCAGTTTGTCATAGTCAGAATTTTCTCCCAACTACCAAAGACATGCAAAAACGATGCTATGTAAATTACAATTTCATGACTGTTAgatcatttttcatttgtatttctaAACATGAGACATCAGCTCCCCAAGTCCTAACCCCACACAGCTCACCTGTCCCCAGATAGTCCCCTCGGAGTCTTCCACCTGCTCCCAGCGTAACCTCTTCACACTCATGTGGTTGGAGTCCATCCTAGAGAGCGAAGGCCTGGGCaagggtggaggtgagcagggtGGGGGCAAGGGTGGAGGCGGAGGGGGCTCCAGATGCTCTGAAGGGTCAGACAACGAGTGTGGGAGGGACTGGGGCTGGCCATGGGATTGCTTATGGTGGGACTGGGTTTGGGGctggtgttgctgctgcagcagatgGTGTGAGGGTTGGGACTGCGAGCGGGTGGCTTGGGGGGAGGGCTGGACTTGGTGCTGGGATTGGTGGTGTTTGGACAGAGGCTGAAAAGAGGAGAGGTTGGGCTGGTGCGGCTGGAGCGGCTGAAATGTGGAAAGAAGAGGCTGAGGCCTGTGGGGTTGCTGGGGAGGGTGGATTACATGAATCTGGTGTTGGTAGTCCTTCGGAGGTGGTAGTGGGGTCATGTGGTGGATGTGGTGGATCTGAGGTGTGCTGGAGTGGTGGTGGGTCTGCTGGGTAGAGTGGGGTCTTTGGGGAGAGGGTTTGGTGGGCTGGGGGTGATGGGTTTGGTGGATCTGCTGTTCTTGGTGTCTCCCTTGCGGTGACACTTGGGTCTGATGATGACCTTTAAGACTTTTCCGACTCTGATGGGAGTGGCTGTCCCGGTTTAGCTgaaaagggagggaggcaggcTCCTGCTGGGCTTCATGCAGAAGCTCTGTAGAGGAGTGGTGGGGCTTGGTTTGGTGCATCTGGTGGGCTTGATGGAGAAGCTCTGTCGAGGAGTGGTGGGCTTGGGGTTGGTGCATTTGATGGAGCAGCTCAGTAGATGAATGGTGTGGCTGTGCCCGATGCATCTGATGCGCTTGATGGAGAACTTCGGTCGAGGAGTGGTGGGGCTGCATTTGCTGCATCTGATGACCTTGGTGCAGAACCTCTGTTGAGGAATGATGGGCCTCGGTCTTGTGCATTTGGTGGAGCATTTCCGATGACGAGAAGAGGGCATGGGATTGTTGTATCTGCTGGAGCACCTCAGCAGATGAATGGTGGGCCTGGGATTGTTGCAACTGATGGAGCATCTCGGTAGAAGCGTGATGGGCTGGGGCTTGGTGCATCTGGTGAAGCACCTCCGCAGAGGAATGGTGGGCCTGGGGTATCATGCCTTGATGGCTTTGGTAGATGCCCTCAGCGTATTTACCTTGTTGGCTTGGGTGGGCTGTTGGTTGGGGCGATGCCTGGTGTGGAGGTGGGGCTGAACGGGACAGACGTCGGTGGTGATGACTCTGGTGGGCCTGTTGCTGCTGTGCTTGACGCATTATATACAGCGGATGGTTAGCGTGGGGATGGGAGGAGTCTGGAGAGGGGAGTGGGGGTAAGGACTGATGGAGTTGTTGGGAAGGCAGAGGTGAGTGAGCTTTCTGCTGTGTTGGCTGGTTAGGCATCGAGTGGTGGCTCTGGTAAATCTGTTGCTCCTCGTAGGCCTGGCGCTCCTCATATGCTTTCCGCTCTTCATAAGCTTTTTGCTCCTGGTAGGCTTGACGCTCCTCAAGTGCTTTTTGCTCCTGGTAGGCTTGACGCTCCTCAAGTGCTTTTTGCTCCTGGTAGGCTTGTAGCTCCTCAAGTGCTTTTTGCTCCTTGTAGGCTTGACGCTGTTCAAATGCTTTTAGTTCTTGGTAAGCTTGGCGCTGTTCATATGCTTGCCTTTCTTGGTAAGCTTGTTGCTCCTGGTACATTTGTTGCTCTTCAAAAGCTTTTTGCTCCTCATACGCCTTCTGCTCTTCGTAAGCCTGTCTCTCCTTGAAGAGTTTCTCCTGAAAGGCCTGTTGTTCCTGGTAAGCCTGCTGCTCTTGGAACAGTTGTTGTTCTTCATAGGCTTTCTGCTCCTCATACACCTGCCTCTCCTTGTGTGCTTGTTGTTGCTCTACATAGGCTTGTCTTTCCCGGTAGACTTGTTGCTCTTGGAAGGCTTTTAGCTCTTGTATGTTAGCATGGACCTGAAGGTCCTCTCTTGTGGGCAGCACTTTATGTAAGGAGTGCCGTTTACGGGGTGGATTATTgcggggcgggggtgggggaggaggccCAGATTTGCGGCGGATGGGCACATATGCTCTTGGAGAATGTTCAGGGGTGTAGCTAAGCTGTTGCTGGGGCTGAGACTGAGTCTGTGCAggtgctggaggtggaggtggaggtggaggtggaggtggaagagTCGGGTCATTGAACTGAACAGGAGGGGGTGGCGGAGGGGTCATCGGGGGTGGAGGGATGtggtcggaggaggaggagtaggtgAGGGAGGAGGCATTCTCCTCTCCACTGCTGCTTTGAACATCACTCGGACTGCTGAGCTCTGGAGCCACAAATCCTCCATTTTCATCTTCGTCCACCACCAACTCCTCATCAttatcctcatcctcctcatcaggGAAGCCCATCTGCACAACATCCTGGCATTAACACCAATGACACTTCATTAGCCCTTGTGACATTATTTTGGTACACATACATATGGTCATCCAAATAAACTCTGCTTGTTGTTCACATTTGGATTAAAGATTGTGTTGTTTTAGATGATTCTTTGAGGTCAAAGTGATACTTAATAGAAACAAACTATACAAGGAAAGAACTTTGTGGTAAGTGAGTCCGTTTACACTGCaagtttatttttgcaaaagATTTTTCTCACAACCTAGTTTTACTCTTAATCTTAAGTTTCACTTTGCCTTATCTTACAGGACAGTATGTTCTGTACCcgttctgtatgtgtgtcaagGGGTCTGTCCTATTTCACATTGGGCCTACATACCGGAGGGAGTCAGTTGACCGGGCAGAGTGAACCCGCTATCACCAGAAACTATGTCAACATGGGTATTTTCACAAGAATATTATATAGAGGACCCTTTAGGACTTCAAAAGATTtgtaatatttgtctttttccttctacaccaaataaaacaacatattcaatCATGTTCAAAAGACTGTGAGGCTTTTCTGTCTTAGTAATTACATAATCTGTAATGTGTTAATGATTCAGATTGTTAGACTGACATCCGACAACATgattactaaaataaaaatcaatagtCAAATTGTTAGctaattctttaaaaatgtgtcttcaTAATGAGGATACTTCATATTCATTAATAACTGTGACTTTACCTCCTCATAGTCGTTCTCCGGAGTCAGAAAGTCATCGATGATGGCCACCCTCTGCCCCAGCTGCTCGCTCAGTGCGTCCAGAAAGCGATCCGTGTCTTCTGAGCGAGGTGGTTTGGAGAAGGTGTAACGCCGCTTGTTGCTGCGGACGCCGGGGGGAGTGGACGGGTAGTCAGGGGGCTCtgggggggatggagggggacTGTCCAGGCTGATGTAGGGGTTGGATTCCCCACTGGTCTGGCTCGTCAGCCCTGATGAATAGAACTGGGATTGGGGGGGGCTGGGGAGGGGCTCTGGCCAGCATGTAGAGAGTGGGGGGCCTATTCGGCTACCTGATATTAGGGAAGAGACATACACTGTTATAAAATGACAACTAAATCTCTGAAGCATCATGTTAGGTGCAATGCCTCTACTGTcagattttttattattaataataataataataataataaggtaaaGTTGGGTTGGGTCTTCTCACCCTGAACTTTTACATAAGCTGTTAAATCTTGTTATTTTCCAACTAAATCTACAATAACCCCACAAAAATATCTACGAATTTCCCTTCTagataaaatgtaaacaatccCCCAATCCCCCACTGGCCCATTCGATTTCAAAGAAGCAATTAAATAGATTTTACAAagtatattgttattgtgtgtatataagaAGAGGCTTTTCCTCTACAATGAACAATGTAAAAAGGTTCTGCACAAAAAGTTCAAACTGAAAATGTCTCAGAGAAGTTATTTGTTTTGATCGAAGGGagtctttaaatgtgtgttttctggttCCACTTCCACCATCACCTCCTTACTGTATGCAGTGTTTCTGGACTATATTAGACTTAACTTAAAGAGCCTTCCTTCCACCTAACATGCCTGCAACCTGAGAAGATTTAATATGAGGGCATTCCTATCTCTCCCTCATATGTGAGCTCTGCATCCATATCCCATGGTTAGACTAAATCAAGTCAAAGGTGGCAACTCGTTAAAGTTCTAAATAATGCGCTAAGTGTGTGATGTCAGCTCTGACCTTTCCTACACGAGTCATAATCTAACAAACGTTCACTAATTACAACACCCAGGCTGAGAACAGATTGAAAGCAGTGAGTTGTTTCCAGATTCCTCtattctgtatatatatgtacaaaagTCACACATATTCTTTCAATGCAGAATTCAAGGATATTCAGTTGAATGAGATATGGGTTTGCTACTTTGGATATTTGGTTATCCTCCTTCTCTGacatcaaaaacacaaacagtacTTCTGCACACAACAGATCCGCAAGgtaatgtgtgtttacagtCAGTTAAATATAATTCCAAGAGTTTACTTTAAGCTACCTGTGTTAGCATGTATTGTGGGGGAGGCTGTGCGCGAGGGAGGCTCCAGTTCCAGGTAACTCTCGGGGGTGGGAGGAGGACGACTCTTCAGAGACTTGGACCTCTTGCTTGAATACATGTTCTCCAGTTCAGCGTACACTGCCGACAGCTTGTATGGTGGGAATGTACAAAGAAAACAGAGTAAGAGTAGCCCTCACGATGAAGTGAATGGTGAGCGTTGATATTTACTGTATAGGACTTTGCTACGTACATCGGTGAGGTTGTTCGGAGTCTCGGGGAGGGAGGTCCCATCTCCTGACTGCCTCTCTCCTGGAGCCAACCTCATACCCGTCTCCAGCACCGTCTCTACACGCAGGCCTATGACGACCAGGTAACCGAGTTAGCTCTCGCCCACATATGGGGGCCAGGTTTTAAGATGTGGGCTTGGGCTGATATGGGCTGACAGCTATCAGGCTAATTGTGGGGCACCGACCAAGGGATTTTGACAACATAGGAATATTTTTAACCATTACTCAGTATATAAAATCTTAAAATAGTATGAACTTAACTAGTGTGAGCCACCCTTTCCACAAAAAGCAAACATCTCACTAGGATTTAACATGACTGGGTTTTAATGTTAACGCTGAACATAAAAGCCAAGGTGGTGAAATGAATCCAGGGTGGCGCACATAATAAATCTACATGGCGTTACTGTTGCTATCGATGATAACGATAATGAATTTCTGTACCCATGCCCATGTGTGTGCCAATGACCAGGTCATCAGAGCTCCGTCCCCTCCCACTGCTCCTGTACGTGGTCCCCGTCACCCTCATGGAGCTGCTACGTCGATGGGGCTCGGAGGCAACCTCGGGCTCcacaggaggtggaggtggcggtggtggtggaactggaacacacacacatattggcaatgcagaggaagaggcaaGGGTGGATGAAGCGTCCGAGTTGATTGCACTTTACTGAGCCACACACAAAAACTAATTGAACGTCGCGCACACACCTGGCGCTTTGAATCCAAGAAAGCGTGAGATCTTGCTCTGGCAGTGCTCCTGCTCCTCGTACGTCAGCAGCTGGTAAACAAACTGCCAGATCACCTGTTTGGCTGGAGTATCCAGCACCGGGAACACATCCACGATCAGAGTGTCAACATtcctgttgccatggaaacacagGCAAGGTGACAGAGATCGCCAGGCTTTCCAATCAGAGGTCAGAAGTTGAGCTCATGGAAACGGTCGTTCTAGTCGCAAACTTGTTTCATAAAAGAAGTTTACTCATCCGTGTTACTACGTTGTGTCGTCCGTGGCTGAAGGTTATCTTTCTTTAGGCATAAAGACTAAAAGCTTTTAACAGAAAGCCTTCCTTACAAAGGGAGGTTCCATTGAAgtgatgcattatgggaaatgagGGCTGTAGATCCAGTAATTAGCAGCTAATTAGCAAATCAGACAATTCAAAAGTATGATATCTTGGCCTCTTTGAAAAATCTGTAAGTCCCCAAACTCAAATACTAAACCGCTGGAGTACCCGTTTTGTGACTATCATAAATGTATAAACATAATTAAGAATTTCTGATAGAAGCCCATTTTGTTTCTTGATTCCTGTGTTAAATTGTGACGCTTAACCACCTTATTTTAATGTATGTATACCTATAGAATGCACTTTTCACTGTAACCTATATGCACATTATGGTTTAATACAAAAACACTATAgtacaacaatataaacatgttcagTTATTCCTCTCAATACTTTTAGTCCTTCTaccttcctcctttttttgcaCATCACTTTACATCCATCCTCTGACACCCTCCATCTCATCCCACTCCCCCTTAGCCTTTGCTCACCTGTGCTGGAAGAAGTTCTCCAGAGCCTTGCAGATGGTGTACTTCTCCTGGACGGTCAGTAGGTGTTCCAGCTGCTGCCCGAAGGTGCGGCCCTGAACCCGGATACTGGGTGGAAGAATCTCTGCCACCCACTGCAGGGAGCTGAGCACAGGGGAGCGGGCACACTCTGTGGGAACGCCGCCCCCCGCCAGGTCCTGCTCTGCCAGGGTGAAGGTAGGCGGACCATCCTCCACTACCAGAGTGGGCATGGCGCCACTGCCCTGGAGCATGGACACCACCTTCTCATGGGAGGACGTCCTACAGGTAGACACACGGTAGCGCATGgaaacacatgagcacacacactgcagtaacTTTAGAAAGAAGTGTCAATCCCACAATTTCAATTAGTTATGCATTTATATTAAAAGCCTTTTGTATTCTGCAGATgacatatactgtaatataaagAACGTTTTACATTCTCAGGGGAGCTTCTCTatcattgtttgtcttttcacgTAATTGGTCTACCAAATCTTTCAAAAATGAGATGTCCACTCAATTTAACAACTATGTGAGCTCTACAAACAACTAAATATCTCTAACAGCGAAATATACAACCATATTTAcccataaatataaaaaatttcTATTAAACTAGATTTAGAAACGGCATGATCTTTTCTTAATAATTGCGTGTGAGAGCTCAACCTCATGTCCAGTCCGTTGAGAAACAGGATGCGGTCTCCTGGTTTCAGACCGGCCTTGTCTGCCGGGCTTCCTGCAGAACAGAACATGAGTACGAGATGTCGGATTTGATCATTTCTTCATTACATTTGCTTTTGAAAgctttagaaagaaagaaactgctAAAGTATTGATATATAGGACAACAGCTTGAtaatgtacacatacacacaaatactcaTAGTGAGctaaatacacacaaattatGTTACTTACCAGGGATGACAGAGTCAATCCACACTGGAGCATGGCCCCTTAGAGTGAAGCCGAAACTGGCGTTACCCTTACACACCCTCACTGTCCTAAAGAGACACATTTGAGCTCTGATTAATTAAGGAATAAACAGAGGCTGCATGAATCAAAGAAAATACTCATATActaatataaaatgtttaaagtaacaataataattgtcCTGCAATTAAATAATGCATGGGCTACCGTATAGTAGAAACCGTGCTAGACTTAATAAATA of the Cyclopterus lumpus isolate fCycLum1 chromosome 8, fCycLum1.pri, whole genome shotgun sequence genome contains:
- the grid2ipa gene encoding delphilin, encoding MRRFLSRKGRFSLRQSKSGTRSASKDFCNPSLFQNSPSVRPPDLGLPATNQNWPEAFGFRLGGTGPSYILSVVEASSAYLAGLQPGDQVVDIEGQDVTNLSTPALVALAQTLKTVPPSIGVVSRIEQIDVAPGPDGRFGFTIVGDSPLMVEDCMPNGPAGRNGVKAGDYVMEVNGIPVKHHETAAAMIKAAQGRPLRLGVLSMARRPKRLSSSMRVLSQSGDSIRDGRAHKAMEFNKKVEEVLGEEPDVKEQLFEVLKLYAAERDVDSLAEALPDILITEEHQQLIDSVRIFIPKKHRERFDEVVSQSLMSRLKGRSFSDPSRNQLRRSRSEDHPERLLVSTRASSVPRTHAEEGVAPPARGMRKTTSLIAGHSSGTTTNCRTVRVCKGNASFGFTLRGHAPVWIDSVIPGSPADKAGLKPGDRILFLNGLDMRTSSHEKVVSMLQGSGAMPTLVVEDGPPTFTLAEQDLAGGGVPTECARSPVLSSLQWVAEILPPSIRVQGRTFGQQLEHLLTVQEKYTICKALENFFQHRNVDTLIVDVFPVLDTPAKQVIWQFVYQLLTYEEQEHCQSKISRFLGFKAPVPPPPPPPPPVEPEVASEPHRRSSSMRVTGTTYRSSGRGRSSDDLVIGTHMGMGLRVETVLETGMRLAPGERQSGDGTSLPETPNNLTDLSAVYAELENMYSSKRSKSLKSRPPPTPESYLELEPPSRTASPTIHANTGLTSQTSGESNPYISLDSPPPSPPEPPDYPSTPPGVRSNKRRYTFSKPPRSEDTDRFLDALSEQLGQRVAIIDDFLTPENDYEEDVVQMGFPDEEDEDNDEELVVDEDENGGFVAPELSSPSDVQSSSGEENASSLTYSSSSDHIPPPPMTPPPPPPVQFNDPTLPPPPPPPPPPPAPAQTQSQPQQQLSYTPEHSPRAYVPIRRKSGPPPPPPPRNNPPRKRHSLHKVLPTREDLQVHQQIYQSHHSMPNQPTQQKAHSPLPSQQLHQSLPPLPSPDSSHPHANHPLYIMRQAQQQQAHQSHHHRRLSRSAPPPHQASPQPTAHPSQQGKYAEGIYQSHQGMIPQAHHSSAEVLHQMHQAPAHHASTEMLHQLQQSQAHHSSAEVLQQIQQSHALFSSSEMLHQMHKTEAHHSSTEVLHQGHQMQQMQPHHSSTEVLHQAHQMHRAQPHHSSTELLHQMHQPQAHHSSTELLHQAHQMHQTKPHHSSTELLHEAQQEPASLPFQLNRDSHSHQSRKSLKGHHQTQVSPQGRHQEQQIHQTHHPQPTKPSPQRPHSTQQTHHHSSTPQIHHIHHMTPLPPPKDYQHQIHVIHPPQQPHRPQPLLSTFQPLQPHQPNLSSFQPLSKHHQSQHQVQPSPQATRSQSQPSHHLLQQQHQPQTQSHHKQSHGQPQSLPHSLSDPSEHLEPPPPPPLPPPCSPPPLPRPSLSRMDSNHMSVKRLRWEQVEDSEGTIWGQLGENSDYDKLHDMVKYLDLELHFGTQKSSLPAPEPSPPDIFKKKDVIEILSHKKAYNASILIAHLKLSPGELRQVLMNMVTDRLEPAHLKQLLLYAPDAEEVKQYEGYTQDPGKLSEPDQFVLQLLSVPEYKTRLQCLLFKCSLQEKTEELRGAYDSLYQASMELKTSKKLAKILEFVLAMGNYLNNSQPKTNKTTGFKINFLTELSTTKTVDGKSTFLHILVKSLCHHFPDVLDFSKDLTTVPLAVKVNLRTIASDLNDLHAAIQDIRSACQKMPAAAEDRFAVVMSNFLENSHPAVQSLESLQQRAMEEFTKTASYFGEDGNATNTEAFFGIFAEFMHKFERALSDQQAAENQKSPRSPRMASPLAW